In Falco cherrug isolate bFalChe1 chromosome 5, bFalChe1.pri, whole genome shotgun sequence, one DNA window encodes the following:
- the SMKR1 gene encoding small lysine-rich protein 1 isoform X1 has translation MTVDSRNARVFSVPTLTGICRALLFSAYRWWLQVSPSAVKSSKPKRGKGKSSKKKGKKMAKEVDILSPAAMLNAYYICHNAPACLAFRGFPWPGSPKKKGKKGK, from the exons ATGACTGTTGATTCCAGGAATGCTCGTGTGTTCTCAGTTCCTACTCTAACTGGTATATGCAGAGCTTTACTTTTTTCAGCCTACAGGTGGTGGCTGCAAGTTTCACCATCG gcAGTTAAAAGCAGCAAACCCAAGCGTGGCAAAGGCAAAAGCtccaagaagaaaggaaagaagatggCGAAGGAAGTGGATATCCTCAGCCCAGCTGCCATGCTCAACGCTTACTACATCTGTCACAatgcccctgcctgcctggcatTCCGGGGCTTTCCCTGGCCTGGCTCTCccaaaaagaaggggaagaaaggaaagtaa
- the SMKR1 gene encoding small lysine-rich protein 1 isoform X2, producing MAIQAVKSSKPKRGKGKSSKKKGKKMAKEVDILSPAAMLNAYYICHNAPACLAFRGFPWPGSPKKKGKKGK from the exons ATGGCAATACAG gcAGTTAAAAGCAGCAAACCCAAGCGTGGCAAAGGCAAAAGCtccaagaagaaaggaaagaagatggCGAAGGAAGTGGATATCCTCAGCCCAGCTGCCATGCTCAACGCTTACTACATCTGTCACAatgcccctgcctgcctggcatTCCGGGGCTTTCCCTGGCCTGGCTCTCccaaaaagaaggggaagaaaggaaagtaa